A part of Campylobacter concisus genomic DNA contains:
- the secF gene encoding protein translocase subunit SecF produces MQIFTKAKVYDFMRFRFASLAFSIFLFVGSIVLLATKGLNYGIDFSGGTLIQLKYDTKAPLDKIRDAFGTNEVLKNASVTEFGSDDEVVIRFSGSSSNLTGDIGTEIKKILKDTGNFEVRRVDIVGPKVGDELREKGLMALGISLIGILIYITFRFEWRFALAAIATEIHDIVITVGAISLFNIDVNLDTLAAVLTVLGYSLNDTIIIFDRIREGIKESKRTDIEGVINESVSATLSRTILTSATTMMTVLVLFLFGGDMIHGFSFILIVGIVIGTISSIYISSPFLIWFKFSIEHFRSRETEKQKIKKEREKERAMFEKGVV; encoded by the coding sequence ATGCAAATTTTTACTAAAGCAAAAGTTTATGATTTTATGCGTTTTAGATTTGCTTCACTAGCATTTTCTATATTTTTATTTGTTGGCTCTATCGTTTTACTTGCTACAAAGGGGTTAAACTACGGCATTGATTTCTCTGGCGGTACGCTTATTCAGCTAAAATACGACACCAAAGCACCACTTGATAAAATTCGTGATGCTTTTGGCACAAATGAAGTGCTTAAAAACGCCTCTGTTACTGAGTTTGGAAGTGACGATGAGGTGGTTATTAGATTTTCAGGTTCAAGCTCAAATTTAACTGGCGATATCGGCACTGAGATAAAAAAAATTTTAAAAGATACTGGAAATTTTGAAGTAAGACGCGTTGATATCGTTGGACCAAAGGTTGGCGACGAGCTTAGAGAAAAAGGCTTGATGGCTCTTGGAATTTCACTAATTGGTATATTGATCTACATCACATTTAGGTTTGAGTGGCGTTTTGCGCTTGCTGCGATCGCAACTGAAATTCACGATATAGTTATAACTGTCGGTGCTATTTCGCTATTTAATATTGATGTAAATTTGGATACGCTAGCTGCCGTTTTAACGGTGCTTGGCTACTCTCTAAATGATACGATTATTATCTTTGATAGGATCAGAGAAGGCATAAAAGAGAGCAAGCGAACTGATATCGAGGGTGTTATCAATGAGTCAGTTTCTGCTACGCTTTCAAGAACTATCTTAACTTCAGCAACTACTATGATGACAGTTCTTGTGTTATTTTTATTTGGTGGAGATATGATACATGGATTTTCATTTATTCTTATCGTTGGTATTGTCATAGGAACGATCAGTTCGATCTACATCTCTTCGCCGTTTCTTATCTGGTTTAAATTTAGCATCGAGCATTTTAGAAGTAGAGAGACTGAAAAGCAAAAGATAAAAAAAGAGCGTGAAAAAGAGCGTGCTATGTTTGAGAAAGGCGTTGTGTAA
- a CDS encoding DUF6394 family protein, which yields MNWGKVIYIFFALMSLTTTAEFLYDKNEIALFVAASINLVSTLLKIGVKNLLSAELFASSLVADLHLIPAFVILQVSENITLSYSLAIGAVIANIFSLALVLIESSKAQEEF from the coding sequence ATGAACTGGGGAAAAGTTATCTACATATTTTTTGCATTGATGAGTCTTACGACTACGGCAGAATTTTTATATGATAAAAACGAGATCGCCCTTTTTGTGGCAGCTAGTATAAATTTGGTTTCAACGCTACTTAAGATCGGTGTTAAAAATTTACTCTCAGCTGAGCTTTTTGCAAGCTCGCTGGTTGCTGATTTACACCTTATACCAGCTTTTGTTATTTTGCAAGTCTCTGAAAATATAACACTTAGCTATTCATTAGCTATTGGCGCAGTCATTGCAAATATATTTTCACTAGCCTTGGTTTTAATAGAATCAAGTAAAGCTCAAGAAGAATTTTAG
- the leuS gene encoding leucine--tRNA ligase has translation MAEKRKYEPLKIEKKWQEIWDKNEEFEPKDDLSLPKKYILSMFPYPSGRIHMGHVRNYSIGDALARSYRKNGYNVLHPIGFDSFGMPAENAAIKHKIHPKIWTYENIDYMKKELASLGFSFSKKRILATSDPLYTKWEQSFFIKMFEKGLVYRKNAIINWCEYDQTVLANEQVEDGKCWRCGNDVVQKELPGYYFNITKYASELLDDLKLLEGKWPNQVITMQENWIGRSYGLEFKFYLDEASKEALGGKFDGFEVFTTRADTIYGVSYTALSPEHPIVKALLEKAKFDENKKAKIKAILNQSPRERQASEKDGEFLGIYVVHPLTNEKIPVWVANFILADYGSGAIMAVPAHDQRDFEFATKFNLSIKPVVKPLDGESDGFKAYSEYGVSINSELINGLNSEDAKSFIIEKFEKDGLGKRITNYKLRDWGISRQRYWGAPIPVVHCKCCGVVPEKEENLPIALPEDVEITGEGNPLDKHPTWKFTKCPKCGEDALRETDTMDTFVESSWYFARFASDEKSWEQKALDEKSVNYWMNVDQYIGGIEHAILHLLYARFFQKVLRDLGYLRDDEPFENLLTQGMVLKNGKKMSKSKGNVVDPDDIINKYGADTARLFILFAAPPQKELEWNDSAVEGAFRFLNRLWEKAQAIKKIDKLPEIDHESLNKDEKFARLKIYEALKKSTEVFGDTFAFNTLIAACMEALNAINAQDNEDVNAEGFFIILNLLEPIVPHIANELSEELFGRKNFTKIDVKEEVFVKDSIALAVTVNGKKRAEFEVVASESEGEILKLAKQNVAKWLEGKEILKEIYIKGKLVNFVIKG, from the coding sequence ATGGCTGAAAAGAGAAAATATGAGCCTTTAAAGATAGAAAAAAAATGGCAAGAAATTTGGGATAAAAATGAAGAATTTGAACCAAAAGATGACCTAAGCTTGCCGAAAAAATATATCCTAAGCATGTTTCCATATCCAAGTGGACGCATACATATGGGGCATGTAAGAAACTACTCTATCGGCGATGCGCTGGCTAGGTCATATAGAAAAAACGGCTACAACGTGCTTCATCCTATTGGCTTTGACAGCTTTGGCATGCCAGCTGAAAACGCAGCCATAAAACATAAAATTCACCCTAAAATTTGGACTTATGAAAATATCGACTATATGAAAAAAGAGCTAGCAAGCCTTGGCTTTTCATTTTCTAAAAAGAGAATTTTAGCTACATCTGACCCACTTTACACAAAGTGGGAGCAAAGCTTTTTTATAAAGATGTTTGAAAAAGGGCTTGTTTATAGAAAAAATGCAATTATAAATTGGTGTGAATACGATCAAACTGTGCTTGCAAACGAGCAGGTGGAGGATGGCAAATGCTGGAGATGCGGTAATGATGTTGTACAAAAAGAGCTTCCTGGATATTACTTTAACATCACAAAATACGCTAGCGAGCTACTTGACGATTTGAAGCTTCTTGAAGGCAAATGGCCAAATCAAGTAATTACAATGCAAGAAAACTGGATCGGCAGAAGCTACGGCTTGGAGTTTAAATTTTATCTTGATGAGGCTTCAAAAGAGGCTTTAGGTGGTAAATTTGATGGCTTTGAAGTGTTTACTACAAGAGCTGATACGATTTACGGCGTTAGTTACACAGCCCTTTCGCCAGAGCATCCTATTGTAAAAGCACTACTTGAAAAAGCCAAATTTGATGAAAATAAAAAGGCAAAGATAAAAGCAATACTCAATCAAAGCCCAAGAGAGCGTCAAGCGAGCGAAAAAGACGGAGAGTTTTTGGGAATTTACGTCGTTCATCCGCTCACAAATGAAAAGATCCCAGTTTGGGTTGCAAATTTTATCCTAGCTGATTACGGCAGCGGTGCTATCATGGCTGTACCTGCTCACGATCAAAGAGACTTTGAGTTTGCAACTAAATTTAATCTATCCATAAAACCAGTCGTAAAGCCACTTGATGGTGAGAGTGATGGCTTTAAAGCATACTCTGAGTATGGTGTTTCTATAAATTCTGAGCTGATAAATGGTCTTAATTCAGAAGATGCCAAAAGCTTTATAATAGAAAAATTTGAAAAAGATGGTCTTGGCAAAAGGATCACAAACTACAAACTAAGAGACTGGGGAATTTCTCGCCAAAGATACTGGGGTGCGCCAATACCTGTTGTGCACTGCAAATGCTGCGGCGTAGTGCCAGAAAAAGAGGAAAATTTGCCTATTGCACTGCCTGAAGATGTTGAGATCACAGGCGAGGGCAACCCACTTGATAAACATCCAACTTGGAAATTTACAAAGTGTCCAAAATGCGGCGAAGACGCGCTCAGAGAGACTGATACGATGGATACATTTGTGGAGAGTAGCTGGTATTTTGCTAGATTTGCAAGCGATGAGAAGAGTTGGGAGCAAAAAGCGCTTGATGAAAAGAGTGTAAACTACTGGATGAATGTAGATCAGTATATCGGCGGCATCGAGCATGCGATCTTGCACCTTTTATACGCTAGATTTTTCCAAAAGGTCTTAAGAGATCTAGGCTATCTAAGAGACGATGAACCATTTGAAAATTTGCTAACTCAAGGCATGGTCTTAAAAAATGGCAAAAAGATGAGCAAAAGTAAGGGCAATGTCGTAGATCCTGACGATATTATTAATAAATACGGTGCCGATACGGCGAGGCTCTTTATCCTTTTTGCAGCACCTCCTCAAAAAGAGCTTGAGTGGAATGACAGTGCAGTTGAGGGTGCATTTAGGTTTTTAAATAGGCTTTGGGAGAAGGCACAAGCTATCAAAAAGATAGACAAGCTGCCTGAGATAGATCACGAAAGCTTAAACAAAGATGAGAAATTTGCAAGGCTAAAAATTTATGAAGCACTTAAAAAATCAACCGAGGTTTTTGGCGACACATTTGCTTTTAATACATTGATCGCTGCTTGCATGGAGGCATTAAATGCCATAAATGCGCAGGATAACGAAGATGTAAATGCTGAGGGCTTTTTTATTATCTTAAATTTACTTGAGCCTATCGTGCCGCATATCGCAAATGAGCTTAGTGAAGAGCTTTTTGGTAGAAAAAATTTCACAAAAATAGACGTAAAAGAAGAGGTTTTTGTAAAAGATAGCATCGCTCTTGCAGTTACGGTAAATGGCAAAAAAAGGGCTGAGTTTGAAGTGGTAGCGAGCGAGAGTGAGGGTGAAATTTTAAAGCTAGCTAAGCAAAACGTAGCTAAATGGCTTGAAGGAAAAGAAATTTTAAAAGAGATTTATATAAAAGGCAAATTAGTAAATTTTGTCATTAAAGGATAA
- the lptE gene encoding LPS assembly lipoprotein LptE codes for MRYFLAFFIAIFICGCGYKPVSKITHDLVGDKIYVDVIISKEEPKNSVWIKDAVKEGMVARLNKNLSSKESADTSIIISVKDLNYEAIIYDEFGYITSYKAHLSLNYKTKFKDGSVVDIPATGEYDFSVARRQKDVRFADSVLSDTQKYEAIKEASKEAFDEYIASLAVKGYRNGSSNR; via the coding sequence TTGAGATATTTTTTAGCGTTTTTTATTGCGATATTTATCTGCGGATGTGGTTATAAACCAGTTTCAAAGATCACACATGATCTAGTTGGCGATAAAATTTACGTTGATGTGATTATCAGTAAAGAAGAGCCAAAAAATAGTGTTTGGATAAAGGATGCTGTAAAAGAGGGCATGGTTGCAAGGCTAAATAAAAATTTATCAAGCAAAGAGAGTGCTGATACTTCGATAATTATTTCGGTAAAAGATTTAAATTACGAAGCGATCATTTATGATGAGTTTGGCTACATTACGTCATACAAAGCACATTTAAGCTTAAATTATAAGACTAAATTTAAAGATGGTAGCGTGGTTGATATTCCAGCCACTGGCGAGTATGACTTTAGTGTCGCAAGACGTCAAAAAGATGTAAGATTTGCTGACAGCGTTCTTAGTGATACTCAAAAATACGAAGCTATCAAAGAGGCATCAAAAGAGGCCTTTGATGAGTATATCGCAAGTTTAGCGGTAAAAGGATATAGAAATGGCAGCAGTAACCGTTAG